In a single window of the Rhodoferax saidenbachensis genome:
- the aceF gene encoding dihydrolipoyllysine-residue acetyltransferase, whose amino-acid sequence MAIVEVQVPDIGDLDEVAVIELMVKVGDTVKAEQSLITVESDKASMEIPSSTAGVVKEIKVKLGDKVKQGSVVLVLEAAGAAVAPSAAPAPAQAAPAPAPVRAEPVEAPASTSTSSVRTETSGPVEVRVPDIGDFKDVAVIELLVKVGDTVKVEQSLITVESDKASMEIPSSTAGVVKEIKVKLGDTVNIGDLVVILEGSAAAAPSAVPASAPTTPVRAEPVEAPASPSTSSGRTDVVAVPAHAPGAPTLGLPHASPSVRKFARELGVPLNEVKGSGLKGRITESDVQSFTRSVMSGAVQTVAAAAQHKGSAGGDGAALGLIPWPKVDFAKFGPIERKEMSRIKKISGANLLRNAIMIPAVTNHDDADITDLEAFRVLTNKENEKAGIKVTMLAFLIKACVAALKKYPEFNSSLDGDALIYKQYYHIGFAADTPNGLMVPVIKDADKKGIFQISTEMGELAKKARDGKLSPAEMSGATFTISSLGGIGGTYFTPIINAPEVAILGVCRSTTQPVWDGKAFQPRLMLPLSLTWDHRVIDGASAARFNVYLAQILGDFRRVLL is encoded by the coding sequence ATGGCAATCGTAGAAGTACAAGTCCCGGACATTGGCGACCTTGACGAGGTGGCGGTGATTGAGTTGATGGTCAAGGTGGGCGACACCGTGAAAGCGGAGCAAAGCCTGATCACCGTGGAGAGCGACAAGGCCTCCATGGAAATTCCGTCCAGTACGGCTGGCGTGGTCAAGGAGATCAAGGTCAAGCTGGGTGACAAGGTCAAGCAAGGCTCGGTGGTGCTGGTGCTGGAGGCGGCAGGTGCTGCCGTAGCGCCCAGTGCGGCCCCTGCACCTGCGCAGGCCGCGCCTGCACCCGCACCCGTTCGGGCTGAGCCTGTCGAAGCCCCCGCGAGCACTTCGACAAGCTCAGTGCGAACGGAAACGTCAGGTCCCGTGGAAGTCCGTGTGCCCGACATTGGCGACTTCAAGGACGTGGCCGTTATCGAACTGCTGGTCAAGGTCGGCGACACCGTGAAGGTGGAGCAGAGCCTGATCACAGTGGAAAGCGACAAGGCCTCGATGGAAATCCCGTCCAGCACCGCCGGTGTGGTCAAGGAGATCAAGGTCAAGCTCGGTGACACCGTGAACATCGGTGACCTGGTCGTGATTCTGGAAGGCTCGGCTGCTGCAGCGCCCAGTGCCGTCCCAGCAAGCGCGCCAACTACCCCCGTTCGGGCTGAGCCTGTCGAAGCCCCTGCGAGCCCTTCGACAAGCTCAGGGCGAACGGATGTTGTTGCTGTTCCCGCGCACGCCCCCGGCGCACCAACGCTGGGCCTGCCACACGCATCCCCCTCCGTGCGCAAGTTCGCCCGCGAGCTGGGCGTGCCGCTGAACGAAGTCAAGGGCAGTGGCCTCAAGGGCCGTATTACCGAGTCTGACGTGCAGTCCTTCACGCGCTCTGTCATGAGCGGCGCGGTGCAGACCGTGGCCGCCGCTGCGCAGCACAAGGGCAGCGCAGGTGGCGACGGCGCCGCACTGGGCTTGATTCCGTGGCCCAAGGTGGACTTTGCCAAGTTCGGTCCGATCGAGCGCAAGGAAATGTCGCGCATCAAGAAGATCAGCGGCGCCAACCTGCTGCGCAACGCGATCATGATTCCGGCCGTCACCAACCACGACGACGCCGACATCACTGACCTCGAAGCCTTCCGCGTGTTGACCAACAAGGAAAACGAAAAGGCGGGCATCAAGGTGACCATGCTGGCTTTCCTGATCAAGGCCTGCGTGGCCGCGCTCAAGAAGTACCCCGAGTTCAACAGCTCGCTGGATGGCGACGCGCTGATCTACAAGCAGTACTACCACATCGGTTTTGCCGCCGATACGCCCAACGGCCTGATGGTTCCGGTGATCAAGGATGCGGACAAAAAAGGCATCTTCCAGATCAGCACCGAGATGGGCGAGCTGGCCAAGAAGGCGCGCGACGGCAAACTGAGCCCGGCAGAAATGTCCGGCGCTACGTTCACGATCTCGTCTTTGGGCGGCATTGGTGGAACCTACTTCACGCCCATCATCAACGCACCCGAAGTCGCGATTCTTGGCGTGTGCCGTTCGACCACACAACCGGTGTGGGACGGCAAGGCCTTCCAGCCGCGCCTGATGCTGCCGCTGTCGCTCACCTGGGACCACCGCGTGATTGATGGTGCGTCGGCCGCACGCTTCAACGTGTACTTGGCGCAAATACTGGGCGATTTCCGCCGCGTGCTGCTCTAA